Proteins encoded together in one Bactrocera neohumeralis isolate Rockhampton chromosome 4, APGP_CSIRO_Bneo_wtdbg2-racon-allhic-juicebox.fasta_v2, whole genome shotgun sequence window:
- the LOC126757594 gene encoding mucin-5AC: MRTPKMFGLPLGLLLLTLVSATSAQGTFEDAETSNDYTSAITHQQFDLRHTIPGEPEVDYPIYSEVPKTSFECIGKHEGYYADMETRCQAFRICAHTARGTQGFGFLCPNGTLFSQKNFVCDWYRNVNCAESEQYYSKNSANRIGSSSDMMERVRQMMEYPMKTISAALQSKQASHHTLKKQLELSESGVAAGESADVEPQSSRDSSQRAYLNRKSAVTRAQVESVSKTHVATQQTQVEDTVTKQRKRLQQQRQQQRTATNTQSSNTQQTTTKTNDEDVYVNSLGELSSDPGVNFEHDSARIIAESPSRTYNYAKKSNFAEKVNVGLNSLAETTAPEVFAPDYVKHLRTADEDAILAANINNLLEVVSEDLDTSVSGYQVPAPQKNKTSFRFLSRGFSSQSDRSKRPPYEYAKPKQTASTIRFTPNELPIDDTYKDTKESIKQKPNTHADNGATFDSSEETMKFIIMTTTPTPIQPAEIVKDTAAEVAAKVVTDIIETGAGFRGVQEYETTGGPVAITTTETSTTDNSDRYYLNNVGTLPHNLDYNFLSPPVPESEGDTETSTADEPTLYEFNDFDGGNSSAQEITDVNATETLSDLTQTDTTTVSSIATLAQDTSGAADLYANVVEKLLFPAQEEATTASSTTTTVGSTITTPAKAQMETSTYAPIVDEEQLDADHQATKLLLAGVKLTKHSNNEIDESAQKASGSYSAILDPTYGEGGALFIHVDDDDNVADSTTTTTATTTSTTAQPETSTSVIASLSEGGSFQERIRNYRRFASQQRGNGKPSINVRRNQLPVAGKLTTTTTKAPSNSSTTTTRSYLKRVAASRLRLSRLSAANNRLTTATPSTTAEAATVEYTNTNNNSVESSQTSRKIAVRNIDKELGSIGGGKHYDARGNSFDKDSASKRGTTSSPTVVDESSISSTSPSWETVRNNLRRFQVSRKPTTVSTTASTTTVTPRRAAPKATRNNAVRTRNRFSNFKTQTSAATTTTAATTTTTTTTTTTAAPTAAQTTPIAPTAYSLSPTPNLDHILKSITSSVSYSTSTSTKDQALLRIAEPQPSTFGVAANIDAPQTYQIYDLTSPSASTFASTPPSAYEFPSISSTPSSPITIDTQADDSATFLDFDKLTRAIVDDSVLQNFRTQQQSSRQPTVYQTAPVTVARSLSTNSNARAVGNSVPQSYNKLTPQAPAQLTPPQRPPQLPQIVQQHTPPTSPAPRIIIARAEGQRIAPNSVSSIISALATQPPPKTTPLAPYVPLDDFLTKKFGQTAPGDTNTSAAMKQAISFNNLQQQQYKSAQSPQQNYYQKAPATTTIQQIQPLYNRAATQDIQTQKQKQEQVAQSAQHQQQQFNQQFQQQQLLQQQQQLQQLKFQQQQQQQLQQQQQKIQQQQLQQQQLKQQQQYAQQQLNVQQYFQKFAKPAITQQQQPQQAVWQQKLQQQIFSQQSVAQLKQNQQYSQQKQTYLQPTLKQTQQQQQIAATTNQYNYPQQQQHQQQQQQQQQTIRLSPTQQQQSQQKRPQQTTQNFFTNFQQQQQQLTQFPPFTSSADATQSQQLSFDELSNSIVPPEHDKHLNIQLPALTAGLIPAPTVTTFTAQRRMDVVDAAESENSNIFHEPGSSSSAYNGVSSYDVPLSSIGRLPNDITHLLRRLRKVK, from the exons ATGCGGACACCGAAAATGTTTG GTCTGCCATTGGGGTTGCTACTATTGACGCTGGTAAGCGCCACTAGTGCGCAGGGCACTTTCGAAGATGCGGAGACCTCTAATGATTACACGAG TGCCATCACACACCAACAATTTGATCTACGTCACACAATACCTGGCGAACCTGAAGTCGATTATCCCATTTACAGCGAAGTGCCAAAAACGAGCTTTGAATGTATTGGAAAACACGAGG GTTATTACGCAGACATGGAGACGCGCTGTCAGGCCTTCCGCATATGTGCACACACTGCGCGGGGTACCCAAGGCTTCGGCTTCCTCTGTCCCAATGGCACACTTTTCAGTCAGAAGAATTTCGTTTGTGATTGGTATCGCAATGTGAACTGCGCTGAATCGGAACAATACTATAGCAAAAACAGCGCGAATCGCATAGGCAGCAGCTCGGATATGATGGAAAGGGTACGCCAAATGATGGAATATCCGATGAAGACGATATCAGCCGCATTGCAAAGTAAACAAGCATCGCATCATACACTCAAAAAACAATTGGAGCTCTCTGAGAGCGGAGTGGCTGCTGGTGAGAGCGCCGATGTGGAGCCGCAATCCAGTCGCGACAGCAGTCAACGCGCCTATTTGAATCGCAAGTCGGCCGTAACGCGTGCCCAAGTGGAATCTGTATCGAAGACTCACGTCGCTACCCAGCAAACACAAGTCGAGGACACAGTCACAAAGCAACGTAAAAGATTGCAGCAACAGAGACAACAACAGCGTACCGCAACGAATACACAAAGTAGTAAcacacaacaaacaacaacgaaaaccaACGACGAAGATGTATATGTGAATAGCTTGGGCGAATTATCCTCCGATCCGGGTGTTAATTTCGAGCACGACAGCGCTCGCATTATAGCCGAGTCGCCCAGCCGCACTTACAATTACGCAAAGAAAAGCAATTTTGCCGAAAAGGTGAATGTCGGTTTGAATAGCCTCGCTGAAACGACTGCCCCTGAAGTGTTTGCACCCGATTATGTCAAGCACTTGCGCACAGCCGATGAAGATGCAATTTTGGCagcaaacataaataatttacttGAAGTAGTCTCTGAAGATTTGGATACGAGTGTATCCGGTTATCAAGTGCCAGCGCCGCAAAAGAATAAGACTTCGTTCAGGTTCCTAAGTCGTGGTTTCTCATCGCAAAGTGATCGTTCCAAGCGACCACCCTATGAGTATGCCAAGCCCAAGCAGACGGCAAGTACGATACGATTTACG CCTAACGAGCTGCCCATTGACGACACTTACAAAGATACCAAGGAATCTATCAAACAAAAACCGAATACGCACGCCGACAACGGTGCTACTTTTGATAGCTCCGAGGAAACCATGAAATTTATTATCATGACGACCACGCCCACACCAATCCAGCCAGCCGAAATAGTTAAAGACACTGCTGCGGAGGTCGCTGCAAAAGTGGTGACTGATATAATTGAAACTGGCGCGGGATTCAGAGGCGTGCAAGAGTATGAGACAACGGGGGGTCCCGTAGCCATCACCACAACTGAGACGTCTACGACTGACAACTCAGACCGCTACTATTTGAATAACGTAGGCACCTTGCCACACAATTTGGATTACAACTTCCTCAGTCCACCGGTGCCAGAGTCGGAAGGTGACACTGAAACTTCAACGGCTGACGAACCGACGCTCTACGAGTTTAACGACTTCGACGGTGGCAACAGTTCAGCCCAGGAAATTACTGATGTAAATGCGACAGAAACGCTCAGCGACTTGACACAAACCGACACAACCACAGTGAGCTCAATAGCCACGCTGGCGCAAGATACTAGCGGCGCGGCAGATTTGTATGCAAATGTTGTGGAGAAACTGCTTTTCCCAGCGCAGGAAGAAGCAACAACAGCCagtagcacaacaacaacagtcggCAGCACAATAACAACGCCAGCTAAAGCGCAAATGGAGACCTCAACTTATGCGCCGATAGTGGATGAAGAGCAACTCGATGCAGATCATCAAGCGACCAAACTATTGCTGGCTGGCGTCAAATTGACAAAACACAGCAACAACGAAATCGATGAGAGCGCACAGAAAGCAAGCGGCTCATATAGCGCCATATTGGATCCAACTTATGGCGAAGGTGGCGCGCTCTTCATTCATGTGGACGACGACGACAATGTAGCAGACAGCACTACCACAACTACTGCAACGACAACGTCAACCACCGCGCAACCAGAGACGAGCACAAGTGTAATAGCAAGCCTGAGCGAAGGCGGCAGCTTCCAGGAGCGCATACGAAATTATCGGCGCTTCGCTTCACAGCAACGCGGTAACGGCAAACCATCAATCAATGTGAGGCGCAATCAACTGCCAGTCGCCGGCAAgctaacaactacaacaactaaGGCACCCAGCAACAGTAGCACCACAACAACACGCAGTTATTTGAAGCGCGTCGCCGCAAGCCGTTTGCGTTTGTCGCGCTTGTCAGCGGCCAATAATCGCCTAACCACTGCAACACCAAGCACCACCGCCGAAGCGGCCACTGTTGAATataccaacaccaacaacaatagtgTTGAGTCATCGCAAACGAGCAGAAAAATCGCGGTACGCAATATAGATAAGGAATTGGGCAGCATTGGCGGCGGCAAGCATTATGATGCGCGCGGAAATTCCTTTGACAAAGACAGCGCTAGCAAGCGCGGCACCACCAGCAGTCCAACGGTGGTAGACGAGAGCAGCATCAGCAGCACATCGCCAAGCTGGGAGACGGTGCGCAATAATTTGCGACGCTTTCAAGTGAGCCGCAAGCCAACCACCGTTTCTACCACCGCTTCAACCACAACTGTTACTCCGCGCCGCGCGGCACCGAAGGCGACGCGCAACAATGCGGTGCGCACGCGTAACCGTTTCTCCAATTTCAAAACGCAAACAAGCGCTGCGACAACGACGACtgctgccacaacaacaacaacaactacgacGACCACGACTGCCGCACCAACAGCAGCGCAAACAACGCCTATTGCGCCCACCGCTTACTCACTCAGTCCTACACCAAATCTCGATCACATACTAAAATCCATCACATCTTCTGTTTCCTATTCAACTTCCACTTCAACTAAAGATCAAGCACTTTTGCGCATTGCTGAACCACAACCAAGCACTTTTGGCGTGGCGGCGAATATTGATGCACCGCAAACATACCAAATATACGACTTGACTTCCCCTTCTGCCTCTACTTTTGCTTCAACACCTCCATCTGCTTACGAATTTCCCTCCATTTCAAGCACTCCCTCTTCTCCCATAACTATCGACACACAAGCTGATGACTCGGCAACATTTCTCGATTTCGATAAGTTAACACGCGCCATTGTTGATGATTCCGTCTTACAGAATTTCCGTACTCAACAGCAGTCTAGCCGACAGCCCACTGTCTATCAGACAGCGCCAGTCACCGTCGCGCGCTCGCTGTCAACGAATAGTAATGCTCGTGCTGTGGGCAACTCTGTGCCGCAGAGCTATAATAAGCTGACGCCGCAAG CTCCTGCTCAGCTAACGCCTCCACAGCGCCCACCACAATTGCCACAGATTGTCCAACAGCACACACCCCCTACCTCTCCTGCACCGCGCATCATTATTGCACGCGCAGAAGGTCAACGCATAGCACCGAACTCGGTGTCATCGATTATATCGGCGCTGGCGACACAGCCGCCACCCAAGACCACTCCGCTTGCGCCGTATGTGCCGCTGGACGACTTCCTTACGAAGAAGTTCGGTCAAACCGCGCCGGGCGATACCAACACGAGTGCTGCAATGAAGCAGGCAATAagctttaataatctgcaacaacaacaatacaagtCAGCACAAAGTCCgcaacaaaattattatcaaaaagcgcccgccacaacaacaatacagcAAATTCAGCCGCTTTACAATCGCGCCGCAACACAGGATATACaaacacaaaagcaaaagcaagaaCAAGTGGCGCAGTCAGCacaacaccaacagcagcaaTTCAATCAACAAttccagcaacaacaattattacaacaacagcagcaactgcAACAACTCAAAtttcagcagcaacaacaacaacaattacagcaacagcagcagaaaatacaacaacaacagttgcagcaacaacaactaaaacagcagcagcaatatgcGCAACAACAACTTAATGTGCAGCAATATTTCCAGAAATTCGCCAAGCCAgcaattacacaacaacaacagccgcaACAAGCTGTGTGGCAACAAAAGCTGCAACAACAGATATTTTCGCAGCAATCGGTGGCGCAGCTGAAGCAAAATCAGCAATActcgcaacaaaaacaaacatatttgcaaCCAACGttaaaacaaacacaacaacaacaacaaatagcagcaacaacaaatcaatACAATtatccacaacaacaacaacatcagcagcaacaacagcagcaacagcaaactATTCGACTATcgccaacacaacaacaacaatcgcaaCAAAAGCGTCCTCAGCAAACCACACAGAACTTCTTCACTAACttccagcaacaacaacaacagcttacACAATTTCCACCCTTCACCAGTTCAGCTGACGCAACTCAATCACAACAACTGTCATTTGACGAACTCAGCAATAGCATCGTGCCACCCGAACATGACAAACATCTGAATATACAATTGCCCGCGCTCACCGCCGGTCTTATACCGGCGCCTACAGTAACCACATTTACAGCGCAACGTCGCATGGACGTCGTAGACGCTGCCGAAAGTGAAAACTCGAATATTTTCCACGAGCCGggtagcagcagcagcgcctATAACGGCGTGAGTTCGTATGACGTGCCGCTGAGCAGCATCGGTCGCCTGCCGAACGACATAACGCATCTGCTGAGACGACTGCGCAAGGTCAAATAA